A genomic stretch from Antarcticibacterium flavum includes:
- a CDS encoding RteC domain-containing protein: protein MDFNLVNQELEKEIYTLERSSQTRITIYSQIIILCRKLLETFRHQIAQKKFNTSVDEIAFFKLHKQIPLVNLIFYLHLKEFEASLPIGGDPRKIYVERKIEEASNFFNCNKEFVQYIDLDQDHLDKYYFTREFNLGDNFTVYGCYYEDPNFSTSKDILLGELKAYRMLLPLLNDYLNDSTTVSGNVSGKRKELHWTASKVSLVELIYALQHAGSINNGTVDLITIATSFEDFFQIKFDNIYKTYSEIKMRKGKKSKFLDELTWRFERKVEEDEKQ from the coding sequence ATGGACTTTAATTTGGTTAATCAAGAATTAGAGAAAGAAATCTATACTTTAGAAAGATCTTCTCAAACCAGAATAACTATTTATAGTCAGATAATTATACTCTGTAGAAAATTATTAGAAACTTTTCGACACCAAATTGCACAAAAGAAATTTAATACCTCTGTAGATGAAATAGCTTTTTTTAAGTTACACAAACAAATTCCTCTTGTAAATCTCATCTTCTACCTACACCTTAAAGAATTTGAAGCAAGTTTACCAATTGGAGGAGATCCTAGAAAAATTTATGTGGAAAGAAAAATTGAAGAAGCCAGTAATTTCTTCAATTGTAATAAGGAGTTTGTTCAGTACATTGATTTAGATCAGGATCACCTGGACAAATATTATTTCACCCGTGAGTTTAATTTAGGAGATAACTTTACGGTGTATGGCTGTTATTATGAAGATCCTAATTTCTCCACTTCAAAAGATATTCTGCTAGGTGAGCTAAAAGCTTACCGTATGCTTTTGCCTCTTCTTAACGATTATTTAAATGATTCTACTACTGTTTCCGGTAATGTGAGTGGAAAAAGAAAAGAGCTTCACTGGACTGCTTCCAAAGTATCTCTTGTTGAGCTAATATATGCTCTACAACATGCGGGGTCCATCAACAACGGAACAGTTGATTTAATTACTATAGCCACATCATTTGAAGATTTTTTCCAGATCAAGTTCGATAACATTTATAAGACTTATTCAGAAATAAAAATGCGGAAAGGCAAAAAATCCAAATTTCTCGATGAATTAACCTGGAGGTTTGAACGAAAAGTAGAAGAGGATGAAAAACAATAA
- a CDS encoding single-stranded DNA-binding protein produces the protein MKTIKNHVQLIGNLGQEPSIIHLESGKKVANFSLATNEFHKNSNGERVQDTQWHNIVAWGKTAEIIEKYAGKGSEIVVSGKLKYRSYEDKESNTRYVTEVEAKEILLLSIKNGNNSAD, from the coding sequence ATGAAAACTATTAAAAATCACGTGCAGTTAATTGGAAATCTCGGACAGGAACCTTCAATTATCCATCTTGAGAGCGGTAAAAAAGTAGCAAATTTTTCACTTGCCACTAATGAATTTCACAAAAATTCTAATGGTGAAAGAGTGCAGGACACCCAGTGGCACAATATTGTAGCCTGGGGTAAAACTGCCGAAATTATAGAGAAATATGCCGGTAAGGGTTCCGAGATCGTAGTAAGCGGAAAATTGAAATACCGAAGCTACGAGGATAAAGAAAGCAATACACGCTATGTTACGGAAGTTGAAGCAAAAGAAATTCTTTTGTTAAGCATTAAGAACGGCAATAATTCAGCGGATTAA
- a CDS encoding JAB domain-containing protein: protein MKNKVNEISIKYNGNFKIAQAPKITSSMSAKELLFETWNKDQIGLQECFKVILLNNANKVKGIYEVSTGGITGTLVDLRIIFAVILKSLTTSVILAHNHPSGTLKPSEADKSLTQKIKSAGILLDVKILDHLIITPDGDYFSFADEGLL, encoded by the coding sequence ATGAAAAATAAAGTTAACGAAATTTCCATAAAATATAATGGAAATTTTAAAATCGCACAGGCACCGAAGATAACCTCTTCTATGAGTGCCAAAGAATTGCTATTTGAAACTTGGAACAAAGACCAAATTGGGCTGCAGGAATGTTTTAAAGTTATTCTTTTAAATAACGCCAATAAGGTTAAAGGAATTTATGAGGTTTCCACGGGAGGAATTACCGGCACCTTGGTAGATCTGCGAATTATTTTTGCGGTAATTTTAAAGAGCCTTACTACTTCTGTGATTCTTGCACATAACCATCCATCCGGAACTTTAAAACCCAGTGAAGCAGATAAAAGCCTCACTCAGAAAATTAAGAGTGCAGGGATACTTTTAGACGTGAAAATTCTTGATCATTTAATTATTACTCCAGACGGAGATTATTTCAGTTTTGCCGATGAAGGTTTGCTATAA
- a CDS encoding BfmA/BtgA family mobilization protein produces the protein MDEEYKKEKFETFKIKSSVAKKFRRFSRSISKSQSMALLSMIEFFELNGVSPNEVLGPKMETLESLIKKRINGVIAILKDIEKSQTKPTVAMMQSLFEETEPKKKPLILEKKFLEEKQEVRFREKQDPHKEL, from the coding sequence ATGGATGAGGAATATAAAAAAGAGAAGTTCGAGACCTTTAAAATAAAGTCTTCTGTAGCCAAGAAATTTAGACGGTTCAGCCGTTCTATTTCAAAATCCCAATCAATGGCTCTGTTGTCGATGATTGAATTTTTTGAACTGAATGGTGTTTCTCCCAACGAAGTTTTGGGCCCAAAAATGGAAACCCTTGAGAGCCTGATCAAGAAAAGGATCAATGGTGTTATTGCCATTTTGAAGGATATTGAGAAAAGCCAAACGAAGCCGACGGTAGCAATGATGCAATCCCTGTTTGAAGAAACCGAACCAAAAAAGAAACCTCTGATTTTGGAGAAGAAATTTTTAGAAGAGAAACAAGAAGTTCGTTTCCGGGAGAAGCAGGATCCTCATAAAGAGCTTTAA
- the mobB gene encoding MobB family relaxase: MYITITPQKLGETYSKSSSGFVDYLEKENQGLEKEDMEHFFNQYGDEISAEEVIREIDGNTAKLEKTEPRFYSITVSPSKYELNRLQDHSEDLKRYTRELMKDYVASFNREINGRPIGVEDIKYYAKIEHQRTFKGNDKQVRENQPFASKILELKNEIRKIDRGEIHGNIKALEKQITKLEKDAPHQQNGKRIVQGMLKDGPQSHIHIIVSRKDASNRYSLSPGSKYKASEVALNGKTIKRGFDRDNFFKSAEKTFDKTFGYQRNFVETYTSRKEFIKDPKSYFSALMKLPTNEKALAFKILRESGMPMLPGIPTNQAQLALKVFNQLRRGVDMAIKSSSIGI; encoded by the coding sequence ATGTATATAACAATCACACCTCAAAAATTGGGAGAGACATATTCTAAAAGCTCTTCCGGATTTGTCGATTACCTGGAGAAAGAAAATCAGGGACTGGAGAAGGAGGACATGGAACATTTTTTTAATCAGTACGGAGATGAAATTTCCGCAGAGGAAGTAATTAGAGAAATTGATGGGAACACGGCTAAATTAGAAAAAACAGAACCTCGTTTTTATTCAATTACCGTGAGTCCGTCAAAATATGAATTAAACCGTCTGCAGGATCACAGTGAAGACTTAAAACGCTATACCCGGGAACTTATGAAGGATTATGTTGCCTCATTTAACAGGGAGATTAACGGGAGACCAATAGGAGTGGAGGATATTAAATACTACGCAAAAATTGAGCATCAAAGGACGTTTAAGGGGAATGACAAACAGGTTCGGGAGAACCAGCCATTTGCAAGTAAGATATTGGAATTAAAAAATGAGATCCGAAAAATTGACCGTGGGGAAATACACGGAAACATTAAAGCACTTGAAAAGCAAATTACAAAACTTGAAAAGGACGCTCCGCATCAACAGAATGGAAAGCGAATTGTGCAGGGAATGCTAAAAGATGGTCCACAAAGCCATATCCATATCATCGTTAGCAGAAAGGACGCCTCTAATCGTTATAGTCTTTCTCCCGGAAGTAAATATAAAGCATCTGAGGTGGCGCTGAATGGCAAAACGATCAAAAGGGGGTTTGACAGGGATAACTTTTTTAAAAGTGCAGAAAAGACCTTTGATAAAACCTTCGGCTACCAAAGGAATTTTGTAGAAACCTATACTTCCAGGAAAGAATTTATAAAAGATCCTAAGAGCTATTTTTCTGCTTTGATGAAACTTCCCACAAATGAAAAAGCATTAGCATTTAAAATTCTTCGTGAGTCAGGTATGCCAATGCTACCGGGAATCCCCACCAATCAGGCACAACTGGCGCTTAAAGTTTTCAATCAGTTAAGACGGGGTGTGGATATGGCCATAAAATCCAGTTCAATCGGAATTTAA
- a CDS encoding type IV secretory system conjugative DNA transfer family protein — translation MKTKSLFTYFLYYSFKYYLFITNICILLMIFIFSYGVNSVLRGMVFLACPLIFLNTVAYAYFFDGKLIDTVPKKYQVKFKTSRKDFKVENIKRGVSIIGSAGSGKTESVVFGFLKHFQEHNFCGVIHDYKDFELTEMAYPLFKNGNIPFHLISFDKIFQRVNPIAPRYLDNEESVNEISRVLIENLLEQRESGSSGTTKFFNDAAEGLIGGLIWKLKTSYPKFCTLPHLIAIYQYLDTDSLIKFLETNTTSRAMADAFISGKDSERQTAGVKSTLANALKRISTQNIFMALSADEVPLNINCPENPAVISVVNNPKFETSYSPIIATIIHTVVKQMSVRKSLPSFLLMEEAPTIRLLNMHRIPATLRSYDIATVYVMQDKIQNDMMYGDKASKAILSNLSYQFFGKVNDPDTAKYYERFFEIVKKETTSINRGYSLDFDTRITTGEKEIPKIRADVFFRLKQGEFITYADGEEKKVQFKLPNIQREIPEISKQFSKADLATNFDRIYIEARSIFEGNSNTFKSI, via the coding sequence ATGAAGACAAAAAGTTTATTTACTTATTTCCTTTACTACAGTTTCAAATACTACCTTTTTATAACAAATATTTGCATTCTGTTGATGATATTCATATTCAGTTATGGAGTAAATTCTGTACTAAGAGGAATGGTCTTTTTGGCTTGTCCTCTAATATTTTTGAACACCGTTGCATATGCTTATTTCTTTGATGGTAAATTAATAGATACAGTTCCCAAGAAATATCAAGTTAAATTTAAAACGAGCCGCAAGGACTTTAAGGTTGAAAATATTAAACGGGGAGTGTCCATTATAGGATCTGCGGGAAGTGGAAAGACCGAGAGTGTGGTTTTTGGTTTCTTAAAACATTTTCAGGAACATAATTTCTGTGGGGTCATTCACGATTACAAAGATTTTGAACTTACTGAAATGGCTTACCCACTTTTTAAAAATGGGAATATTCCTTTCCATCTTATCTCCTTTGATAAAATCTTCCAGAGAGTGAATCCTATTGCTCCACGCTATCTTGATAATGAGGAAAGCGTAAATGAAATTTCCCGGGTGTTAATTGAAAATCTCCTGGAACAAAGAGAATCGGGATCTTCCGGAACAACGAAATTTTTTAATGATGCAGCCGAAGGTTTGATAGGTGGATTGATTTGGAAATTAAAAACATCCTACCCGAAATTTTGCACCTTACCCCATTTAATAGCCATTTATCAATATTTGGATACCGACAGCTTAATTAAATTTTTAGAGACCAATACAACGTCCAGGGCTATGGCAGATGCCTTTATTAGCGGCAAAGATTCCGAAAGGCAAACGGCTGGAGTAAAAAGTACCCTTGCGAATGCCTTAAAGCGCATAAGCACTCAAAATATTTTTATGGCTCTTTCTGCAGATGAAGTGCCATTAAACATTAATTGCCCTGAAAATCCTGCAGTAATTTCCGTAGTAAACAATCCTAAATTTGAAACCTCCTATTCTCCAATTATCGCAACTATAATCCATACAGTTGTAAAACAAATGAGTGTTCGCAAATCTTTGCCTTCTTTCTTGTTGATGGAAGAAGCCCCGACCATTCGCTTGCTTAATATGCATCGGATTCCGGCAACCCTTAGAAGTTATGATATAGCCACGGTATATGTAATGCAGGACAAGATCCAGAATGATATGATGTATGGAGACAAAGCAAGCAAAGCTATTTTGAGCAACCTTTCTTATCAGTTCTTCGGAAAAGTAAATGATCCTGATACTGCCAAATACTATGAGCGCTTTTTTGAAATAGTTAAAAAAGAAACTACCAGTATCAATCGAGGTTATAGTTTGGATTTTGATACCCGAATTACAACTGGAGAGAAGGAGATTCCGAAAATAAGAGCTGATGTCTTTTTCCGCCTAAAGCAAGGGGAGTTTATTACATATGCTGATGGAGAGGAAAAAAAGGTTCAGTTTAAGTTACCGAATATACAGCGGGAAATTCCTGAAATTTCGAAGCAGTTTTCCAAAGCTGATTTGGCAACAAACTTTGACAGGATCTATATTGAGGCTAGGTCGATATTTGAAGGTAATTCTAATACTTTTAAATCTATTTAA